From a single Streptomyces liliifuscus genomic region:
- a CDS encoding cytochrome P450 produces the protein MRGISGPPAAAPTAPGRLPLIGHGHQLARRPLEFMNALREQGSVVKILIGPTAAYVVTDPAVTRRVLVTEVDAFAKGGKIIDALRVFFGDGLATIADGDLHMKHRRLMQPMFNKSHIATRGDVMISHVRTATEAWAEGVARDTYEDMNDLTLSTFLVALFGSGLPGHVEREFQGLMPEIMRGTIRQTILPGWVTKLPLPANRAHERRVARLRALIDQAIDHHRAQLASAEQPAPPPGCPAHQDGPRTEGAASQAGLFSTLLTADDPETGPLSHQQLQDEAITLLTGAIETTGTTLAWTLYEISRNPGIERKLHAELDAVCGERPLRQEDLGSLPYMRSVLKEAMRMYGPAWLVTRITTRPVVLDGVPIPEGADVVYSPYVHQHDPEVYADPAAFDPGRWEPERAKSINRSSFLAFGDGRRKCIGEEFAWTELLIVLATVVQRWRLTLTSAPPRPQAIVTVKPDKLSMTPQPRVPTKAQEHEEQPAPS, from the coding sequence ATGAGAGGCATATCAGGTCCTCCCGCCGCGGCTCCTACCGCGCCCGGCCGCCTGCCCTTGATCGGACACGGACACCAACTGGCCAGACGTCCCCTGGAGTTCATGAACGCGCTGCGCGAACAGGGCAGCGTCGTGAAGATCCTGATAGGCCCCACCGCCGCCTATGTGGTCACCGACCCGGCCGTCACCCGCCGGGTACTGGTGACGGAGGTCGACGCGTTCGCAAAGGGCGGCAAGATCATCGACGCGCTGCGGGTGTTCTTCGGCGACGGCCTCGCCACGATCGCCGACGGCGACCTGCACATGAAGCACCGCCGGCTGATGCAGCCCATGTTCAACAAATCGCACATCGCCACCCGTGGCGACGTCATGATCAGCCACGTACGGACGGCCACCGAGGCATGGGCGGAGGGGGTCGCGCGTGACACGTACGAGGACATGAACGACCTGACGCTGTCGACGTTCCTCGTGGCGCTCTTCGGTTCGGGCCTGCCGGGACATGTCGAGCGGGAGTTCCAGGGACTCATGCCGGAGATCATGCGTGGCACGATCCGGCAGACCATCCTGCCCGGTTGGGTGACGAAGCTGCCCCTGCCCGCGAACCGCGCGCACGAGCGGCGGGTGGCCCGGCTGCGGGCCCTCATCGACCAGGCCATCGACCATCACCGGGCCCAGCTGGCGTCCGCGGAACAGCCCGCGCCGCCGCCCGGCTGCCCCGCCCATCAGGACGGCCCGCGGACCGAGGGCGCCGCGTCACAGGCCGGTCTCTTCTCCACTCTCCTCACGGCCGACGACCCCGAGACGGGCCCTCTCTCCCACCAGCAGCTCCAGGACGAGGCGATCACCCTCCTCACGGGCGCGATCGAGACCACCGGGACGACCCTGGCGTGGACCCTGTACGAGATCAGCCGCAACCCGGGGATCGAGCGGAAGCTGCACGCCGAACTCGACGCCGTCTGCGGCGAACGCCCGCTGCGCCAGGAGGACCTGGGCTCCCTGCCGTACATGCGCAGTGTCCTCAAGGAGGCCATGCGCATGTACGGACCGGCCTGGCTCGTCACCCGGATCACCACGCGACCGGTCGTCCTCGACGGAGTTCCGATCCCCGAGGGCGCGGACGTCGTATACAGCCCGTACGTCCACCAGCACGACCCCGAGGTCTATGCGGACCCCGCGGCCTTCGACCCGGGCCGTTGGGAGCCCGAGCGCGCCAAGAGCATCAACCGCTCCTCGTTCCTCGCCTTCGGGGACGGCCGGCGCAAGTGCATCGGCGAGGAGTTCGCCTGGACCGAACTCCTCATCGTCCTGGCCACCGTCGTCCAACGCTGGCGGCTGACCCTCACGTCCGCTCCCCCGCGCCCCCAGGCCATCGTCACGGTCAAGCCCGACAAGCTCTCCATGACACCGCAGCCGCGGGTCCCGACGAAGGCCCAGGAGCACGAGGAGCAACCCGCTCCCTCCTGA
- the ccrA gene encoding crotonyl-CoA carboxylase/reductase → MDALAEAVVAGAARTELEHLAPPDRFTAAHLRAEDVGSFTGVADKDVRKSIHIGAVPMPELAPNEVLVAVMASGINYNTVWSAMFEPIPTFSFLKHFGRQDRWAARHDQPFHVIGSDASGVVVRTGSGVRRWRVGDHVVVSPVYVDEEDPATHADGMLGTGMLAWGFETNYGGLAHYALARTSQLLSKPAHLTWEEAASNPLCAGTAYRMLVSDRGARMTQGDVVLIWGAAGGLGAYAVQLVRNGGGIAVGVVSSERKAQYARRLGCHHVINREEIGLSGSEPPADPALVGKRLGKLVRAATGEDPHIVFEHVGRATFGVSVFVVRRGGAVVTCGSSTGYQHEFDNRYLWMRLKRVIGSHGSNLHEQAAVGRLLDLGHLAPALTETYPLTDTAEAARLVQNNAHLGKVGVLALAPGPGLGVVDAERRERLTGT, encoded by the coding sequence ATGGATGCCCTGGCCGAGGCAGTCGTCGCGGGAGCCGCCCGCACCGAACTGGAGCACCTGGCCCCACCCGACCGCTTCACCGCCGCCCACCTGCGCGCGGAGGACGTCGGCAGCTTCACCGGAGTCGCCGACAAGGACGTACGGAAATCCATCCACATCGGCGCGGTGCCGATGCCCGAACTCGCCCCGAACGAGGTGCTGGTGGCCGTCATGGCCAGCGGCATCAACTACAACACCGTCTGGTCGGCGATGTTCGAACCCATCCCGACGTTCTCCTTCCTGAAGCACTTCGGCCGTCAGGACCGCTGGGCGGCCCGGCACGACCAGCCCTTCCACGTCATCGGCTCGGACGCCTCCGGTGTCGTCGTGCGCACGGGTTCGGGTGTGCGCAGATGGCGGGTGGGCGACCATGTCGTGGTGAGCCCCGTGTACGTCGACGAGGAGGACCCGGCGACCCACGCCGACGGCATGCTGGGCACGGGCATGCTGGCGTGGGGCTTCGAGACGAACTACGGAGGACTGGCCCACTACGCCCTGGCCCGGACCAGTCAACTCCTGTCCAAACCGGCCCACTTGACATGGGAGGAGGCCGCCTCGAACCCGCTGTGCGCGGGCACGGCGTACCGCATGCTGGTCAGTGACCGGGGCGCCCGGATGACCCAGGGCGACGTGGTGCTGATCTGGGGAGCGGCGGGCGGCCTCGGCGCGTACGCGGTCCAACTCGTCCGCAACGGCGGGGGCATAGCCGTCGGCGTCGTCAGCAGCGAACGGAAGGCGCAGTACGCCCGCCGGCTCGGCTGTCACCACGTGATCAACCGGGAGGAGATCGGCCTCAGCGGCAGCGAGCCGCCCGCCGATCCCGCCCTGGTCGGCAAACGGCTCGGCAAGCTGGTCCGGGCCGCGACCGGGGAGGACCCGCACATCGTCTTCGAGCACGTCGGCCGGGCCACCTTCGGCGTCTCGGTCTTCGTCGTGCGCCGGGGCGGTGCGGTGGTGACGTGCGGCTCCAGCACCGGCTACCAGCACGAGTTCGACAACCGGTACCTCTGGATGCGCCTCAAGCGCGTCATCGGCAGCCACGGCTCGAACCTCCACGAACAGGCCGCCGTCGGCCGCCTTCTCGACCTCGGCCACCTCGCCCCCGCCCTCACCGAGACCTACCCCCTCACCGACACGGCCGAGGCGGCCCGCCTGGTCCAGAACAACGCCCACCTGGGCAAAGTGGGGGTGCTGGCGCTGGCTCCCGGGCCCGGACTGGGGGTTGTGGACGCCGAGCGCCGGGAGCGCCTCACCGGGACGTGA
- a CDS encoding alpha/beta hydrolase, with translation MTRTTRMARRRRCAALAVTTALLGTGVALSASPATASPATAASAAEVAAGATVVAEKWLDTRTVDLTVASPAVGASLPVRVVLPTGYAAQPDRTWPVLYLLQGAHDDYTSWTRETDVVDFLAGQDVITVMPSSGPTGIPTDWWNYGSADAPDYEAFQVDELMGLLQQKFRAGTKRAVAGVSTGGYGALAFAARHPGTFTAAASYSGILDTTAFGMPTVLNAIVAREQLLPLTLWGSPLLNRDNWNRHNPSAQAAKLKGTSLYISQGSGLAGGDFDNLEGAVLEGALWSQAHRFTERLDALGIPAQVHFYNGGAHAWSYWRQEFKASWPMLAAGLGLS, from the coding sequence ATGACTCGTACGACTCGTATGGCTCGTCGGCGGAGATGTGCCGCGCTCGCGGTGACGACGGCGCTGCTCGGCACGGGAGTGGCACTCAGCGCCTCACCCGCGACGGCCTCACCCGCGACGGCCGCTTCCGCCGCCGAGGTGGCCGCGGGCGCCACGGTCGTCGCCGAGAAGTGGCTCGACACCCGAACCGTCGACCTCACGGTCGCCTCCCCTGCGGTGGGCGCGTCCCTGCCGGTACGGGTGGTCCTGCCGACCGGGTACGCCGCACAGCCCGACCGCACCTGGCCCGTGCTCTACCTCCTCCAGGGAGCGCACGACGACTACACGTCCTGGACGAGGGAGACGGACGTCGTCGACTTCCTCGCCGGCCAGGACGTCATCACCGTGATGCCGTCGTCCGGCCCCACCGGCATCCCCACCGACTGGTGGAACTACGGCAGCGCCGACGCGCCGGACTACGAGGCGTTCCAGGTCGACGAGTTGATGGGGCTGCTGCAGCAGAAGTTCCGGGCGGGGACGAAACGTGCCGTCGCCGGTGTCTCCACCGGCGGCTACGGTGCCCTGGCCTTCGCCGCCCGGCACCCCGGGACCTTCACGGCGGCCGCCTCGTACAGCGGGATCCTGGACACCACGGCCTTCGGCATGCCGACCGTGCTCAACGCGATCGTCGCCAGGGAACAGCTGTTGCCGCTGACGCTCTGGGGCAGTCCGCTGCTCAACCGGGACAACTGGAACCGGCACAACCCCTCCGCGCAGGCCGCCAAGCTCAAGGGCACCAGCCTGTACATCTCCCAGGGCAGCGGCCTGGCGGGCGGTGACTTCGACAACCTCGAAGGTGCGGTGCTCGAAGGCGCGCTCTGGTCCCAGGCACACCGGTTCACCGAGCGGCTGGACGCCCTCGGCATCCCGGCCCAGGTGCACTTCTACAACGGCGGAGCACACGCGTGGTCGTACTGGCGACAGGAGTTCAAGGCGTCGTGGCCCATGCTCGCGGCGGGCCTCGGCCTGAGCTGA
- a CDS encoding type I polyketide synthase: MSVSRREIRELVADRLQDWYGVSAGQLPDDRPLAEAGLTSRDAVALTADLSELAGRRLPDTLLWEAPTIDTLVRRLEETPPRKRRGELRDRPQSTGTHRTEPTPVAVAVVGLGCRFPGGVTSPDEYWQLLTEGRDAVGTLPPGRWAPFLSDPERLPDDVNRHGAFLGGLDDIAGFDAEFFGIPAHEATAMDPQHRMLLEVTREALDHAALSAPALAGTRTGVFVGIGGNEYAHLTTADLHAVDAWTATGASMSIAAGRLSYALDLRGPSLSVDTACSSSLVAVHHAVRSLVTGESDTALAAGVNLLLTPAVTLGFQRAGALAPDGRCKAFDASADGIVRGEGCGVVVLKRLADAERDGDRVLAVIHATAVNSDGRSNGLTAPNAEAQCALLAEAHTAPTTVDYVEAHGTGTALGDPIEASALGAVLGRDRSLDQPLLIGSAKTNLGHLEAAAGIAGLIKTVLALHHGEIPAHLHFTRPGPHADLDALGLRVVGSPEPWPRYSGTATAGVSAFGFGGTNAHVVLAEHRPAARAKGPAERPALLLLDGPTKERVRAYAGELASWLDTPDSRRVHDADLARTLAGRAGRGRHRAALVTRDRTETRTALGRLAAGDPSPRLVTGEDRPGGPGPMVWVFSGYGSQWPGMGRQLLATEPVFAAAVDRLEAIVRYHAGLSLRAGLQSDADLSTPATVMPVLYGVQVALAELWRSYGLEPDAVIGHSLGEIAAAVVSGALDEATGARIVAVRSRLLARMTGGAMAVVELPAAEIPRLAREFGTLEVAVHSSPAQSVVTGSAEDVAGLVARVTGNGGFARSLGVSGAGHSPEVEPLLPEFAWELGEVRHSAPRCRRYSTALGDPRESVPCDTEYWVANLRNPVRFAQAVRAAAEDGHRVFVEVAPHATQLHPLTDTLRDAGADDALIVPTLRRDTDDALTFRTSLATLLVHGVRVAQPREGLHPEGRIVDVPPPRWRHRRFWAGEEPSEAEEPPRAMPLDPAAGPLERLRLCVAAVMGYSPEHLDPDTPLTDLGLDSLTAVRIRAAVEREFGIEMEPGVLLRRGTLRAVAELLETGGEAETVGTPGRRTTPGDLKERRAAPSSATDTLARETADTLARAEADTLVRKEAAPRPPAPTPLRAFPGTGPGTPLFLAHAAGGSADVYVRLAQRLDGDRPVYGFDRRPDPDDVPGRAEEFVRRVREELPKGPWILGGWSYGGLVAQEAVRLLAPYGRVPALVLLDSVLPLPTRLTPTDLVLRHFRDFAAYVERTYGTALDLPYDELAGLDDTGRIDLVIKMLRDTVELPEAVLEHQRTSYLDLRSGERHQPGGYAGRTLLYRASEPAPHTVHDPRYERGDATLGWDAHCADLTVVPLPGHHLSLLDPPVVDTLAALLTRDLRDS; this comes from the coding sequence GACGAGTACTGGCAACTCCTCACCGAAGGCCGCGACGCGGTAGGCACGCTCCCGCCCGGCCGCTGGGCCCCGTTCCTCAGCGACCCGGAACGACTGCCGGACGACGTGAACCGGCACGGCGCCTTCCTCGGCGGCCTCGACGACATCGCCGGCTTCGACGCCGAGTTCTTCGGCATCCCCGCCCACGAGGCGACCGCCATGGACCCCCAGCACCGCATGCTCCTCGAAGTCACCCGGGAGGCCCTCGACCACGCGGCCCTCTCCGCACCCGCGCTCGCGGGCACCCGCACCGGCGTCTTCGTGGGCATCGGCGGCAACGAGTACGCGCACCTCACGACAGCCGACCTGCACGCCGTGGACGCCTGGACGGCCACCGGGGCGTCCATGAGCATCGCCGCGGGCCGCCTGTCGTACGCCCTCGACCTGCGCGGCCCCAGCCTGTCCGTCGACACGGCGTGCTCGTCCTCGCTGGTCGCGGTGCACCACGCCGTACGCAGCCTGGTGACGGGCGAGAGCGACACGGCGCTCGCCGCCGGGGTGAACCTGCTACTGACCCCCGCCGTCACCCTCGGTTTCCAGCGCGCGGGCGCCCTCGCCCCGGACGGCCGCTGCAAGGCGTTCGACGCCTCGGCCGACGGGATCGTACGCGGCGAGGGCTGCGGAGTCGTCGTACTGAAACGGCTCGCGGACGCCGAACGCGACGGCGACCGCGTCCTGGCGGTGATCCACGCGACGGCCGTCAACTCCGACGGCCGCTCCAACGGCCTGACCGCCCCCAACGCCGAGGCCCAGTGCGCCCTCCTCGCCGAGGCGCACACCGCCCCGACGACCGTGGACTACGTGGAGGCGCACGGCACGGGCACCGCCCTCGGCGACCCCATCGAGGCGAGCGCCCTCGGCGCCGTGCTCGGCCGCGACCGCTCCCTGGACCAGCCTCTCCTGATCGGCTCCGCCAAGACGAACCTCGGCCACCTGGAGGCGGCCGCCGGTATCGCGGGCCTGATCAAGACCGTGCTCGCCCTGCACCACGGCGAGATCCCCGCCCACCTGCACTTCACCCGCCCGGGTCCGCACGCCGACCTCGACGCGCTCGGCCTGCGCGTGGTCGGCTCGCCCGAACCCTGGCCCCGCTACTCGGGCACGGCCACCGCGGGCGTCTCGGCCTTCGGCTTCGGCGGTACGAACGCCCACGTCGTCCTCGCCGAACACCGCCCGGCCGCCCGGGCGAAGGGTCCCGCCGAGCGCCCCGCGCTGCTCCTGCTCGACGGGCCGACCAAGGAGCGCGTACGCGCCTACGCCGGTGAGCTGGCCTCCTGGCTGGACACCCCCGACAGCCGGCGCGTACACGACGCCGACCTCGCCCGCACCCTCGCGGGGCGCGCCGGCCGCGGCCGCCATCGCGCCGCTCTCGTCACCCGCGACCGCACCGAGACCCGCACCGCACTCGGCCGCCTTGCGGCAGGCGACCCCTCACCGCGGCTCGTCACGGGGGAAGACCGGCCCGGCGGACCCGGACCCATGGTGTGGGTCTTCTCCGGCTACGGCTCGCAGTGGCCCGGCATGGGCCGCCAACTCCTCGCGACGGAACCGGTGTTCGCGGCAGCCGTCGACCGGCTGGAAGCCATCGTGCGCTACCACGCGGGGCTCTCCCTGCGCGCCGGCCTCCAATCCGACGCCGACCTCTCGACCCCCGCGACCGTCATGCCCGTGCTCTACGGCGTCCAGGTCGCTCTCGCCGAACTGTGGCGCTCCTACGGCCTCGAACCCGACGCCGTCATCGGCCACTCCCTGGGCGAGATCGCGGCGGCGGTCGTGTCGGGCGCGCTGGACGAGGCCACCGGCGCCCGGATCGTCGCCGTACGCTCCAGGCTGCTGGCCCGGATGACCGGCGGAGCCATGGCGGTCGTGGAGCTACCGGCGGCCGAAATCCCGCGCCTGGCAAGGGAGTTCGGCACGCTGGAAGTGGCCGTGCACTCCTCGCCCGCGCAGAGCGTGGTCACGGGCTCGGCCGAAGACGTGGCCGGACTCGTCGCCCGGGTGACCGGCAACGGCGGCTTCGCCCGTTCGCTGGGTGTGTCGGGAGCGGGCCACTCACCCGAAGTAGAGCCGCTGCTGCCAGAGTTCGCGTGGGAACTGGGCGAGGTCAGGCACTCGGCGCCCCGCTGCCGCCGCTACTCCACCGCGCTCGGCGATCCCCGCGAGAGCGTGCCCTGCGACACGGAGTACTGGGTGGCGAACCTGCGCAACCCCGTCCGCTTCGCCCAGGCGGTGCGCGCCGCCGCCGAGGACGGACACCGCGTCTTCGTCGAAGTCGCCCCGCACGCAACCCAGTTGCATCCGCTGACCGACACCCTTCGCGATGCCGGCGCCGACGACGCACTGATCGTGCCCACCCTGCGACGCGACACCGACGACGCGCTCACGTTCCGTACCTCGCTGGCCACGCTGCTCGTCCACGGAGTGCGGGTGGCCCAGCCGCGGGAGGGACTGCATCCCGAGGGCCGCATCGTGGACGTCCCGCCGCCCCGCTGGCGGCACCGCCGCTTCTGGGCGGGGGAGGAGCCGTCCGAGGCCGAGGAACCGCCCCGGGCGATGCCTCTCGACCCGGCCGCCGGTCCTCTCGAACGGCTCCGGCTGTGCGTGGCGGCGGTCATGGGCTACAGCCCCGAACACCTCGACCCCGACACCCCGTTGACCGACCTCGGACTGGACTCCCTCACGGCCGTGCGGATACGGGCCGCGGTGGAGCGGGAGTTCGGCATCGAGATGGAGCCGGGAGTGCTGCTCAGACGCGGAACGCTGAGGGCCGTGGCCGAGCTGCTGGAGACCGGGGGAGAAGCGGAGACGGTCGGTACCCCGGGACGCCGGACGACGCCCGGCGATCTCAAAGAGCGGCGGGCGGCGCCGAGTTCGGCCACCGACACGCTCGCACGAGAAACAGCCGACACGCTCGCACGAGCAGAAGCCGACACGCTCGTACGAAAAGAGGCCGCGCCCCGGCCCCCCGCCCCGACCCCTCTCCGCGCGTTCCCGGGAACGGGCCCTGGCACCCCCCTCTTCCTGGCCCACGCCGCAGGCGGATCCGCCGATGTGTACGTCCGGCTGGCCCAGCGCCTGGACGGCGACCGTCCGGTGTACGGCTTCGACCGGCGGCCCGACCCCGACGATGTGCCGGGACGGGCCGAGGAGTTCGTCCGCAGGGTACGGGAGGAGCTGCCCAAAGGCCCCTGGATCCTCGGCGGTTGGTCGTACGGCGGGCTGGTCGCCCAGGAGGCGGTCCGGCTGCTCGCCCCGTACGGCAGAGTCCCGGCCCTCGTGCTGCTCGACTCGGTACTGCCTCTGCCCACCCGCCTCACCCCGACAGACCTGGTCCTGCGTCACTTCCGGGACTTCGCCGCGTATGTGGAACGCACCTACGGCACCGCCCTCGACCTGCCGTACGACGAACTCGCCGGGCTCGACGACACGGGACGGATCGACCTCGTCATCAAGATGCTGCGGGACACCGTCGAACTGCCGGAAGCGGTCCTGGAACACCAGCGGACCTCCTATCTGGACCTGCGCAGCGGCGAGCGCCACCAGCCGGGCGGATACGCGGGCCGCACCCTGCTCTACCGGGCGAGCGAGCCCGCCCCGCACACCGTCCACGACCCACGCTACGAACGCGGCGACGCGACGCTCGGCTGGGACGCGCACTGCGCCGACCTGACCGTCGTCCCGTTGCCCGGCCACCATCTGTCGCTGCTCGACCCCCCGGTCGTCGACACGCTGGCCGCACTGCTGACACGCGATCTGCGGGACTCCTGA